One Manduca sexta isolate Smith_Timp_Sample1 chromosome 26, JHU_Msex_v1.0, whole genome shotgun sequence genomic region harbors:
- the LOC115444897 gene encoding dipeptidyl peptidase 3 isoform X1 gives MLRTLTINLKKCRRSIFADSLIGKHCRCSSGTQNTKPVQPLKVNGQCSAMAEDKSHFLLPNNQRFVELDSSQAFSNLTTQEQLYAHYLSQAAWNGGLIVLLQTSPESPKIFSLLHRIYIAEPLEDLKKSALEAGVSEDDFQAFLVYSGGVFANSGNYKGFGDVKFIPNLSKETFELIVKASKAYENDNTHITKLWQNTQNAIYSIAPRLASLGLADKGVTTYFSSNCTEEDSNLVNDWMKTKRIEAYICRTFKTTADDGLPLYTIHLASVDTTPKPPLTMDKELYKGAYFQVTRGDYSPILKVVNEHLLKAQEYAANDNEKNMLKHYVNSFKEGDLNEHKEGSRFWIKDKGPIIETYQGFIETYRDPSGQRGEFEGFVAMVNKEMSKKFGDLVDGAERFIKRLPWGSDLEKDSFLRPDFTSLDVLTFSGSGIPAGINIPNYDEIRQNEGFKNVSLGNVIPAAYKESVIPFLSDEDKKLLEKYRVASFEVQVGLHELLGHGSGKLLRQNADGTFNFDTEKVKNPLTGNKIESWYTDGETYDSKFTTLGSAFEECRAEAVGLYLSLDPEILKVFGYEGKEAEDVTYVNWLSLLWNGAAKATEMYQPSTKTWLQAHARARFVLMRLLELEGDGLLTITEVEPAKNLLLTLQRDRIATDGKKIIGDFLVKLQTIKATADFAAGDQLFDKYSRLDEPWGRWRDIVVLHKQPRNIFVQPNTFHKGEEVELKRYPASAEGMVSSWVERFPSAAVDEVLEQLAEADSKYYAELQAILDA, from the exons ATGTTGCGGACTCTTACTATTAACCTTAAAAAATGCCGGCGGTCTATATTTGCTGATTCACTTATTGGCAAACATTGTCGATGCTCATCTGGAACACAGAACACAAAACCCGTACAGCCGTTAAAAGTTAATGGTCAGTGCTCTG CTATGGCAGAAGACAAGTCACATTTTCTATTGCCTAACAATCAGCGATTTGTTGAGCTGGACAGCTCACAAGCATTTAGCAATTTAACAACACAGGAGCAATTGTACGCCCATTATCTTAGCCAG GCGGCTTGGAATGGTGGGCTTATTGTTCTGCTCCAGACAAGTCCGGAATCACCAAAAATATTCTCTCTATTACATAGGATCTACATAGCAGAACCTTTGGAAGATCTAAAAAAATCTGCTTTAGAGGCTGGAGTCTCTGAGGATGATTTTCAg GCATTCCTCGTGTACTCTGGTGGAGTATTTGCAAATAGCGGTAATTATAAAGGTTTCGGTGACGTAAAATTCATTCCGAATTTATCTAAGGAGACATTTGAGTTAATCGTGAAGGCTTCTAAAGCGTATGAAAATGATAACACGCACATTACAAAACTGTGGCAAAACACACAGAACGCGATCTACAGCATCGCTCCAAGACTGGCTAGCTTAGGTTTAGCTGATAAG ggTGTTACAACATATTTCTCAAGCAATTGCACTGAAGAAGATTCCAATTTGGTTAACGACTGGATGAAAACGAAGCGCATCGAGGCATACATATGCCGAACTTTTAAAACCACTGCCGATGATGGAT TACCTCTATACACCATCCACTTAGCCAGCGTGGACACAACGCCCAAACCCCCTTTAACAATGGACAAAGAGCTGTACAAGGGTGCATACTTCCAAGTGACACGAGGCGATTACTCCCCGATACTGAAGGTCGTAAACGAACATTTGCTAAAGGCTCAAGAGTACGCCGCCAATGACAATGAAAAGAACATGTTGAAGCATTACGTGAACAGCTTCAAGGAGGGAGACCTGAATGAGCATAAGGAAGGCAGCAGGTTCTGGATTAAGGACAAGGGACCTATTATTGAAAC atATCAAGGTTTCATCGAGACGTACCGCGACCCCAGCGGTCAGCGCGGAGAATTCGAAGGTTTCGTCGCGATGGTCAACAAAGAGATGTCGAAAAAGTTCGGCGATCTTGTCGACGGAGCCGAGCGGTTCATTAAGCGGCTGCCGTGGGGCAGCGACCTCGAGAAGGACTCCTTCTTAAGACCTGACTTTACGAGCTTGGATGTGCTGACTTTCTCGGGAAGTGGCATCCCGGCCGGAATCAATATTCCCAACT ATGATGAAATTCGCCAGAATGAAGGGTTCAAAAATGTATCATTAGGTAACGTTATCCCTGCTGCGTACAAGGAGTCTGTTATACCGTTTCTTTCGGATGAAGACAAGAAACTGTTGGAAAAATACAGGGTTGCCTCGTTTGAG GTGCAAGTCGGCCTGCACGAATTATTGGGCCACGGTAGTGGAAAACTTTTACGACAAAACGCTGACGGCACGTTTAACTTTGACACTGAAAAAGTCAAGAATCCTCTTACAG gcAATAAAATAGAATCATGGTATACTGACGGCGAGACTTACGACAGCAAGTTTACCACACTCGGGTCAGCGTTTGAAGAGTGCCGCGCGGAAGCTGTCGGCTTGTACTTGTCGCTAGACCCGGAGATCTTGaa AGTATTTGGGTATGAAGGCAAAGAAGCAGAAGATGTAACCTACGTGAACTGGCTGAGTTTGTTGTGGAATGGTGCTGCCAAAGCAACTGAAATGTACCAACCGTCCACCAAGACCTGGTTACAG gcacACGCGAGGGCTAGATTTGTGTTAATGCGTCTGTTAGAGCTGGAGGGTGACGGTCTTTTGACCATCACTGAGGTGGAGCCCGCCAAGAACTTGCTGCTGACATTGCAAAGAGATCGCATCGCCACTGACGGAAAGAAGATTATCG GCGACTTCCTGGTGAAATTGCAAACGATTAAGGCGACAGCGGACTTCGCGGCAGGCGATCAGCTGTTCGACAAGTACAGCCGCTTGGACGAGCCGTGGGGCCGCTGGCGCGACATCGTCGTTTTGCACAAGCAGCCGCGGAACATCTTTGTGCAGCCCAACACCTTCCATAAAG GCGAGGAAGTGGAGCTGAAGCGCTACCCGGCGAGTGCGGAGGGCATGGTGTCGTCGTGGGTGGAGCGCTTCCCGTCCGCCGCCGTCGACGAGGTGCTCGAGCAGCTGGCCGAGGCAGACTCTAAGTACTACGCTGAACTACAAGCGATACTAGACGCCTGA
- the LOC115444897 gene encoding dipeptidyl peptidase 3 isoform X3, which yields MAEDKSHFLLPNNQRFVELDSSQAFSNLTTQEQLYAHYLSQAAWNGGLIVLLQTSPESPKIFSLLHRIYIAEPLEDLKKSALEAGVSEDDFQAFLVYSGGVFANSGNYKGFGDVKFIPNLSKETFELIVKASKAYENDNTHITKLWQNTQNAIYSIAPRLASLGLADKGVTTYFSSNCTEEDSNLVNDWMKTKRIEAYICRTFKTTADDGLPLYTIHLASVDTTPKPPLTMDKELYKGAYFQVTRGDYSPILKVVNEHLLKAQEYAANDNEKNMLKHYVNSFKEGDLNEHKEGSRFWIKDKGPIIETYQGFIETYRDPSGQRGEFEGFVAMVNKEMSKKFGDLVDGAERFIKRLPWGSDLEKDSFLRPDFTSLDVLTFSGSGIPAGINIPNYDEIRQNEGFKNVSLGNVIPAAYKESVIPFLSDEDKKLLEKYRVASFEVQVGLHELLGHGSGKLLRQNADGTFNFDTEKVKNPLTGNKIESWYTDGETYDSKFTTLGSAFEECRAEAVGLYLSLDPEILKVFGYEGKEAEDVTYVNWLSLLWNGAAKATEMYQPSTKTWLQAHARARFVLMRLLELEGDGLLTITEVEPAKNLLLTLQRDRIATDGKKIIGDFLVKLQTIKATADFAAGDQLFDKYSRLDEPWGRWRDIVVLHKQPRNIFVQPNTFHKGEEVELKRYPASAEGMVSSWVERFPSAAVDEVLEQLAEADSKYYAELQAILDA from the exons ATGGCAGAAGACAAGTCACATTTTCTATTGCCTAACAATCAGCGATTTGTTGAGCTGGACAGCTCACAAGCATTTAGCAATTTAACAACACAGGAGCAATTGTACGCCCATTATCTTAGCCAG GCGGCTTGGAATGGTGGGCTTATTGTTCTGCTCCAGACAAGTCCGGAATCACCAAAAATATTCTCTCTATTACATAGGATCTACATAGCAGAACCTTTGGAAGATCTAAAAAAATCTGCTTTAGAGGCTGGAGTCTCTGAGGATGATTTTCAg GCATTCCTCGTGTACTCTGGTGGAGTATTTGCAAATAGCGGTAATTATAAAGGTTTCGGTGACGTAAAATTCATTCCGAATTTATCTAAGGAGACATTTGAGTTAATCGTGAAGGCTTCTAAAGCGTATGAAAATGATAACACGCACATTACAAAACTGTGGCAAAACACACAGAACGCGATCTACAGCATCGCTCCAAGACTGGCTAGCTTAGGTTTAGCTGATAAG ggTGTTACAACATATTTCTCAAGCAATTGCACTGAAGAAGATTCCAATTTGGTTAACGACTGGATGAAAACGAAGCGCATCGAGGCATACATATGCCGAACTTTTAAAACCACTGCCGATGATGGAT TACCTCTATACACCATCCACTTAGCCAGCGTGGACACAACGCCCAAACCCCCTTTAACAATGGACAAAGAGCTGTACAAGGGTGCATACTTCCAAGTGACACGAGGCGATTACTCCCCGATACTGAAGGTCGTAAACGAACATTTGCTAAAGGCTCAAGAGTACGCCGCCAATGACAATGAAAAGAACATGTTGAAGCATTACGTGAACAGCTTCAAGGAGGGAGACCTGAATGAGCATAAGGAAGGCAGCAGGTTCTGGATTAAGGACAAGGGACCTATTATTGAAAC atATCAAGGTTTCATCGAGACGTACCGCGACCCCAGCGGTCAGCGCGGAGAATTCGAAGGTTTCGTCGCGATGGTCAACAAAGAGATGTCGAAAAAGTTCGGCGATCTTGTCGACGGAGCCGAGCGGTTCATTAAGCGGCTGCCGTGGGGCAGCGACCTCGAGAAGGACTCCTTCTTAAGACCTGACTTTACGAGCTTGGATGTGCTGACTTTCTCGGGAAGTGGCATCCCGGCCGGAATCAATATTCCCAACT ATGATGAAATTCGCCAGAATGAAGGGTTCAAAAATGTATCATTAGGTAACGTTATCCCTGCTGCGTACAAGGAGTCTGTTATACCGTTTCTTTCGGATGAAGACAAGAAACTGTTGGAAAAATACAGGGTTGCCTCGTTTGAG GTGCAAGTCGGCCTGCACGAATTATTGGGCCACGGTAGTGGAAAACTTTTACGACAAAACGCTGACGGCACGTTTAACTTTGACACTGAAAAAGTCAAGAATCCTCTTACAG gcAATAAAATAGAATCATGGTATACTGACGGCGAGACTTACGACAGCAAGTTTACCACACTCGGGTCAGCGTTTGAAGAGTGCCGCGCGGAAGCTGTCGGCTTGTACTTGTCGCTAGACCCGGAGATCTTGaa AGTATTTGGGTATGAAGGCAAAGAAGCAGAAGATGTAACCTACGTGAACTGGCTGAGTTTGTTGTGGAATGGTGCTGCCAAAGCAACTGAAATGTACCAACCGTCCACCAAGACCTGGTTACAG gcacACGCGAGGGCTAGATTTGTGTTAATGCGTCTGTTAGAGCTGGAGGGTGACGGTCTTTTGACCATCACTGAGGTGGAGCCCGCCAAGAACTTGCTGCTGACATTGCAAAGAGATCGCATCGCCACTGACGGAAAGAAGATTATCG GCGACTTCCTGGTGAAATTGCAAACGATTAAGGCGACAGCGGACTTCGCGGCAGGCGATCAGCTGTTCGACAAGTACAGCCGCTTGGACGAGCCGTGGGGCCGCTGGCGCGACATCGTCGTTTTGCACAAGCAGCCGCGGAACATCTTTGTGCAGCCCAACACCTTCCATAAAG GCGAGGAAGTGGAGCTGAAGCGCTACCCGGCGAGTGCGGAGGGCATGGTGTCGTCGTGGGTGGAGCGCTTCCCGTCCGCCGCCGTCGACGAGGTGCTCGAGCAGCTGGCCGAGGCAGACTCTAAGTACTACGCTGAACTACAAGCGATACTAGACGCCTGA
- the LOC115444897 gene encoding dipeptidyl peptidase 3 isoform X2: MLRTLTINLKKCRRSIFADSLIGKHCRCSSGTQNTKPVQPLKVNAMAEDKSHFLLPNNQRFVELDSSQAFSNLTTQEQLYAHYLSQAAWNGGLIVLLQTSPESPKIFSLLHRIYIAEPLEDLKKSALEAGVSEDDFQAFLVYSGGVFANSGNYKGFGDVKFIPNLSKETFELIVKASKAYENDNTHITKLWQNTQNAIYSIAPRLASLGLADKGVTTYFSSNCTEEDSNLVNDWMKTKRIEAYICRTFKTTADDGLPLYTIHLASVDTTPKPPLTMDKELYKGAYFQVTRGDYSPILKVVNEHLLKAQEYAANDNEKNMLKHYVNSFKEGDLNEHKEGSRFWIKDKGPIIETYQGFIETYRDPSGQRGEFEGFVAMVNKEMSKKFGDLVDGAERFIKRLPWGSDLEKDSFLRPDFTSLDVLTFSGSGIPAGINIPNYDEIRQNEGFKNVSLGNVIPAAYKESVIPFLSDEDKKLLEKYRVASFEVQVGLHELLGHGSGKLLRQNADGTFNFDTEKVKNPLTGNKIESWYTDGETYDSKFTTLGSAFEECRAEAVGLYLSLDPEILKVFGYEGKEAEDVTYVNWLSLLWNGAAKATEMYQPSTKTWLQAHARARFVLMRLLELEGDGLLTITEVEPAKNLLLTLQRDRIATDGKKIIGDFLVKLQTIKATADFAAGDQLFDKYSRLDEPWGRWRDIVVLHKQPRNIFVQPNTFHKGEEVELKRYPASAEGMVSSWVERFPSAAVDEVLEQLAEADSKYYAELQAILDA; encoded by the exons ATGTTGCGGACTCTTACTATTAACCTTAAAAAATGCCGGCGGTCTATATTTGCTGATTCACTTATTGGCAAACATTGTCGATGCTCATCTGGAACACAGAACACAAAACCCGTACAGCCGTTAAAAGTTAATG CTATGGCAGAAGACAAGTCACATTTTCTATTGCCTAACAATCAGCGATTTGTTGAGCTGGACAGCTCACAAGCATTTAGCAATTTAACAACACAGGAGCAATTGTACGCCCATTATCTTAGCCAG GCGGCTTGGAATGGTGGGCTTATTGTTCTGCTCCAGACAAGTCCGGAATCACCAAAAATATTCTCTCTATTACATAGGATCTACATAGCAGAACCTTTGGAAGATCTAAAAAAATCTGCTTTAGAGGCTGGAGTCTCTGAGGATGATTTTCAg GCATTCCTCGTGTACTCTGGTGGAGTATTTGCAAATAGCGGTAATTATAAAGGTTTCGGTGACGTAAAATTCATTCCGAATTTATCTAAGGAGACATTTGAGTTAATCGTGAAGGCTTCTAAAGCGTATGAAAATGATAACACGCACATTACAAAACTGTGGCAAAACACACAGAACGCGATCTACAGCATCGCTCCAAGACTGGCTAGCTTAGGTTTAGCTGATAAG ggTGTTACAACATATTTCTCAAGCAATTGCACTGAAGAAGATTCCAATTTGGTTAACGACTGGATGAAAACGAAGCGCATCGAGGCATACATATGCCGAACTTTTAAAACCACTGCCGATGATGGAT TACCTCTATACACCATCCACTTAGCCAGCGTGGACACAACGCCCAAACCCCCTTTAACAATGGACAAAGAGCTGTACAAGGGTGCATACTTCCAAGTGACACGAGGCGATTACTCCCCGATACTGAAGGTCGTAAACGAACATTTGCTAAAGGCTCAAGAGTACGCCGCCAATGACAATGAAAAGAACATGTTGAAGCATTACGTGAACAGCTTCAAGGAGGGAGACCTGAATGAGCATAAGGAAGGCAGCAGGTTCTGGATTAAGGACAAGGGACCTATTATTGAAAC atATCAAGGTTTCATCGAGACGTACCGCGACCCCAGCGGTCAGCGCGGAGAATTCGAAGGTTTCGTCGCGATGGTCAACAAAGAGATGTCGAAAAAGTTCGGCGATCTTGTCGACGGAGCCGAGCGGTTCATTAAGCGGCTGCCGTGGGGCAGCGACCTCGAGAAGGACTCCTTCTTAAGACCTGACTTTACGAGCTTGGATGTGCTGACTTTCTCGGGAAGTGGCATCCCGGCCGGAATCAATATTCCCAACT ATGATGAAATTCGCCAGAATGAAGGGTTCAAAAATGTATCATTAGGTAACGTTATCCCTGCTGCGTACAAGGAGTCTGTTATACCGTTTCTTTCGGATGAAGACAAGAAACTGTTGGAAAAATACAGGGTTGCCTCGTTTGAG GTGCAAGTCGGCCTGCACGAATTATTGGGCCACGGTAGTGGAAAACTTTTACGACAAAACGCTGACGGCACGTTTAACTTTGACACTGAAAAAGTCAAGAATCCTCTTACAG gcAATAAAATAGAATCATGGTATACTGACGGCGAGACTTACGACAGCAAGTTTACCACACTCGGGTCAGCGTTTGAAGAGTGCCGCGCGGAAGCTGTCGGCTTGTACTTGTCGCTAGACCCGGAGATCTTGaa AGTATTTGGGTATGAAGGCAAAGAAGCAGAAGATGTAACCTACGTGAACTGGCTGAGTTTGTTGTGGAATGGTGCTGCCAAAGCAACTGAAATGTACCAACCGTCCACCAAGACCTGGTTACAG gcacACGCGAGGGCTAGATTTGTGTTAATGCGTCTGTTAGAGCTGGAGGGTGACGGTCTTTTGACCATCACTGAGGTGGAGCCCGCCAAGAACTTGCTGCTGACATTGCAAAGAGATCGCATCGCCACTGACGGAAAGAAGATTATCG GCGACTTCCTGGTGAAATTGCAAACGATTAAGGCGACAGCGGACTTCGCGGCAGGCGATCAGCTGTTCGACAAGTACAGCCGCTTGGACGAGCCGTGGGGCCGCTGGCGCGACATCGTCGTTTTGCACAAGCAGCCGCGGAACATCTTTGTGCAGCCCAACACCTTCCATAAAG GCGAGGAAGTGGAGCTGAAGCGCTACCCGGCGAGTGCGGAGGGCATGGTGTCGTCGTGGGTGGAGCGCTTCCCGTCCGCCGCCGTCGACGAGGTGCTCGAGCAGCTGGCCGAGGCAGACTCTAAGTACTACGCTGAACTACAAGCGATACTAGACGCCTGA